In the Salarias fasciatus chromosome 13, fSalaFa1.1, whole genome shotgun sequence genome, one interval contains:
- the cul9 gene encoding cullin-9 isoform X2 has product MVGERRNGNLLVQLGPRLQAYPEELIRQRRTHDGQTEYLIRWCLVTIDDGSSSGGAAGEAGNAGSSGVGGSSNSTSGETKPENILMWMSTEDVYANCPTLLGKRKADSQRPLPEQQQQGGEAFGAAGSGGELPADVTFDEVELSDMKEDVKNLVRRARKQMAKKSDFSINIMHTIHVLSAYASIGSLVGVFKETGALNLLMELLCNKETQTRRSAGKMLRALASHDAGSRAYVLLSLSQQDGIEQHMDFENRFTLLELFAETTSSEEHGISFEGIHLPQIPGKLLFSLVKRYLCVTSLMDKLNTAGAEPERQDASPSPASSGSAHQAEQLRVQREFDFTMAMANLISELVRVMGWDRNRQPPDGAAHRQGGGGVALGEEPAEEASCRPILRSIFQPRFCSSPISFAPSSVTVAPAAAAAPPKKKAGNGFKTRSDFASRTAYAEYVQDNLKSGMTVRMLEDYEEVSAGDEGEFRYSNDGSPPVQVYWNSLSRTYWVHWHMVEIVGSGSGSQAEKETQEKASSLTETLKLTAVSQTFFSKPPGGLYSLPYLSEGRQAEPVSLSRGEWWEILFFIKKLEAKQQQEVNELLLQSLDHQELPLDDSALLTLSVPSDVARKLLHYLKQKLPSSCLGDLLCSHTFSKHYLRRGGASMEDEELLAESSLSSSGVGGGAAGGGQSCSSSSALASSSSVMASVSKKAKKEAPLESGGWETESELPAEDDSKYPEDLEDKIKVFNSPRVQGKKTVLEKLGEVVELLKKSTSSSSSSSSSSSSDVHLQLAAVLFMTRLLEEKGAQEKNSMRSDSAQTIRDRVLKQLVDLLGSSSKDLVLSTLRLTHLLMLKYEWRVSFATEGGVKAVLSAMQTFSTNTHLQQLALATLKVITGASKHDLRSVGISLPLSESGTQMMLEIFASIGSATPEGSRGLLGVIPAAIDLLLGTKGSTLSVRNGLLVIIMLISSHRSLAEQLVACEVTAVLKKCLSLSKTETMLAIIALNQICMVHKLESRDSSEHLDLKDTELQMLAVSLKELTATKEVIQTLEQLLCEDNAQLDEERSQVTHSRETYQDLIRLMEQHRADRSVQLSILRILNTFLENYKEDELPWHESIEPCLSSMTAFISDREVVQMLVRFLFRLATVNKDYAVVMCRVGTKEALVKALDKHSSNLLLVPELRDLLTDCDKYASLYKKMTTSVLAGCIQMVLGQIEEHRRSHQPINIPFFDVFLRNLCQGSSVELKEDKSWEKVEVSSNHHRANKLTDKNPKTYWESNGCTGSHFISIYMHKGVVIRQLAILVASEDSSYMPARVLVLGGDDPANINTELNTVNVTPSASRVVLLENMTRFWSIIQIRIKRCQQGGIDTRVHGFEVLGPKPTFWPVFKEQLCCRTFLFYSTKAHSWCQEVKEERTQLLQLFNKLNSALRHEQMFADRFLPDAEAAEALGRTCWEALITPIVHSITLTESSAALSPLSWLLSEYLENAESARRCKGRAAIFNSRVRRLTHLLVHVDTSQADSEELRPPVKSNGKEAKNKDSSTSSSSSSSSSSKPKMKSSSSIAGIALCWQGVVQHQVKRFLESSCSLPDFVERYRMLYLRLKNAMEELFGQQTAFVLALRHGFSAALLQLSILRAMHVSERFAQYIDQIIEASGAACGGGVETLERLQQFLEPMLFLSGLELANTFEHFYRYYLGDRLLAQGNVWLESAVVDHIGSCFPSRFPQQMLKNLSESAELQQEFHLYRLQQLDRHLQDQDQDQVSPHARPAAPGGAEARSRRAEPHVWMCLALQLMEEEWVESEDEADVQVLVLSPRCWTVSSLCFLDRPGKHFPPELCSYLDQFTQFYTHSQSLCAVPLWKPRRLQWTWLGHAELQFGCSTLKVSTLQMFILLHFNHKQEVRVEDLLQESGLSADVLLHALLPLIADGAPLTCSRPEEPRTGVLRLNQQVASLCMDGSVPSMRLLPRQTYLKVDEDAVGTLERKRNYIYCLIVNIMKQEKEMHIDNLVFKVLDSVQKRESGAGGRFGCSSSDVLSCILHVISRGFVRRGEENPHIVEFLPDDPATPHKGPAQFSLRRSDSQEEGAHFSLLEDGALDAVLFSMGRTMSQEDVRQLMQRTVQQVSGTLSLDADRAEHLLVHCRWNVDVLVQRYTDDPDELVMAAGLKCRNPQPPPSPAASCPVCLGPRTVTMETVPSLSCMHYCCRSCWQEYLTSRIEQNLLMNCNCPITDCQAQPTSHFFLSVLSDKDTIAKYENARLRGYVESCSNLTWCTNPQGCDRILCKENLGSMGTCSKCCWTSCFSCNFPEAHCPASCSHMSQWMDDGGFYEGMNMEAQSKHLAKLISKRCPSCQAPIEKNEGCLHMTCAKCNHGFCWRCLKPWKPTHKDYYNCSAMVSKAARQEKKFQDYNERCTFHHQAKDFAVNLENRVSSINEALQMKSLTFVIDACKVLAQARKVLAYSCVYSYYNQETEKMDVMEQQTEALDLHTNALQILLEETLLQCTDLASCVRLLKQEHLNTGLELIRRIQERLLAILQHSTQDFRVGYQSKGSQESESTQTSNLSNHTDTNKGPKSNQATDSGDSDNNNYPGEDGGEEAEDDDDDEYDEEYVPEWHEDYDEDDIDEDDFFSDDDESENLERDFSPFD; this is encoded by the exons ATGGTGGGTGAACGTCGGAACGGGAACCTCCTGGTGCAGCTCGGTCCGCGGTTGCAGGCCTATCCGGAGGAGCTGATCCGTCAGCGTCGAACACACGACGGTCAAACGGAGTACCTGATACGCTGGTGCCTCGTCACCATTGACGATGGCTCCAGCTCTGGGGGCGCAGCCGGCGAGGCGGGCAACGCGGGGAGCTCAGGCGTGGGCGGGTCCAGCAACTCCACGTCCGGAGAAACCAAGCCCGAGAACATCCTGATGTGGATGTCCACAGAGGATGTGTATGCCAACTGCCCCACTCTGCTGGGCAAGAGGAAGGCGGACTCCCAGCGCCCCctgccggagcagcagcagcagggcggcgaGGCGTTCGGCGCCGCGGGGAGTGGTGGCGAGCTCCCGGCGGACGTCACCTTTGACGAGGTGGAGCTGTCGGACATGAAGGAAGACGTGAAGAACCTGGTACGCCGTGCCCGGAAGCAGATGGCCAAGAAGAGCGATTTCTCCATCAACATCATGCACACCATCCACGTGCTGAGCGCCTACGCAAGCATCGGCTCGCTGGTCGGCGTCTTCAAGGAGACCGGCGCCCTCAacctgctgatggagctgctgtgcAACAAGGAGACGCAGACCCGGCGCAGCGCGGGGAAGATGCTGCGAGCACTGGCCTCGCACGATGCAG gcagtcGTGCGTACGTCCTGCTCTCCCTCAGCCAGCAGGACGGAATCGAACAACACATGGACTTTGAGAACCGCTTCACGCTCTTGGAGCTTTTTGCCGAGACCACCTCGTCTGAGGAGCACGGCATCTCCTTCGAGGGCATCCACCTGCCGCAG ATCCCCGGGAAGCTGCTGTTCTCGCTGGTGAAACGTTACCTGTGCGTCACGTCTCTGATGGACAAGCTCAACacggcgggggcggagccagagaggcAGGACGCCAGCCCGTCCCCCGcctcctctggctccgcccaccaggcGGAGCAGCTGCGGGTGCAGCGGGAGTTCGACTTCACCATGGCGATGGCCAACCTCATCTCCGAGCTGGTGCGCGTGATGGGCTGGGACCGCAACCGGCAGCCGCCCGACGGCGCCGCCCACcgccagggaggaggaggcgtggcCCTGGGGGAGGAGCCGGCGGAGGAGGCGTCGTGCCGCCCCATCCTCAGGTCCATCTTCCAGCCCAGATTCTGCTCTTCGCCCATTTCCTTTGCCCCCTCTTCCGTCACCGTGgcgcccgccgccgctgcggcACCGCCGAAGAAGAAGGCGGGAAACGGGTTCAAGACCCGGTCGGACTTCGCCAGCCGCACGGCGTACGCGGAGTACGTCCAGGACAATCTCAAAAGCGGCATGACCGTCCGCATGCTGGAGGACTACGAGGAGGTGAGCGCCGGCGACGAGGGCGAGTTTCGATACAGCAACGACGGCTCGCCGCCGGTTCAG GTGTACTGGAACTCCCTGTCCAGGACCTACTGGGTCCACTGGCACATGGTGGAGATCGTGGGCAGCGGCAGCGGCTCGCAGGCGGAGAAGGAGACGCAGGAGAAGGCCTCCTCCCTGACGGAGACGCTCAAGCTCACCGCCG TTAGCCAGACCTTCTTCTCGAAGCCGCCCGGGGGTCTCTATTCGCTGCCGTACCTGTCGGAGGGCCGGCAGGCGGAGCCGGTGAGTCTGAGCCGGGGGGAGTGGTGGGAGATCCTCTTCTTCATCAAGAAGCTGGAAgccaagcagcagcaggaggtgaacgagctgctcctgcagagcctTGACCACCAG GAGCTGCCGCTGGATGACTCCGCCCTCCTCACCCTCTCCGTTCCCAGTGATGTTGCCCGGAAGTTGCTTCACTACCTGAAGCAGAAGCTGCCGTCGTCGTGTCTCGGCGACCTGCTCTGCTCCCATACCTTCTCCAAACACTACCTGAGGAGGGGCGGAGCCAGcatggaggacgaggagctgctAG CTGAAAGCTCTCTGAGTTCCTCAGGtgtgggaggaggagcggcaggcggaggccagagctgctcctcttcatcggccctggcctcctcctcctcagtgatgGCCTCCGTCTCCAAAAAAGCCAAGAAGGAGGCGCCGCTGGAGTCGGGCGGCTGGGAGACCGAGAGCGAGCTGCCCGCCGAAGACGACAGCAAGTACCCCGAAGACCTGGAGGACAAGATcaaag TGTTCAACAGCCCGCGGGTTCAGGGGAAGAAGACTGTGCTGGAGAAACTGGGTGAAGTGGTGGAGCTGTTGAAGAagagcacctcctcctcctcgtcctcgtcctcctcgtcctcctccgacGTCCACCTGCAGCTGGCCGCGGTCCTCTTCATGACCCGCCTGCTTGAGGAGAAAGGAGCGCAGGAGAAGAACTCCATGAGGAGCGACTCGGCTCAGACCATCAG GGACCGGGTCCTGAAGCAGCTGGTGGATCTCCTGGGTTCCTCCTCCAAGGACCTGGTTCTGAGCACGCTGCGTCTCACTCACCTGCTCATGCTGAAGTACGAGTGGAGGGTTTCTTTCGCCACAGAGGGCGGAGTCAAAGCCGTGCTGTCTGCCATGCAGACCTtctccaccaacacacacctgcagcagctggcccTGGCG ACCCTGAAGGTCATCACGGGCGCCAGCAAGCACGACCTGCGCAGCGTGGGCATCAGCCTCCCGCTCTCCGAGTCCGGCACGCAGATGATGCTGGAGATCTTCGCCAGCATTGGCTCGGCCACGCCCGAAGGCTCcagggggctgctgggagtcaTTCCCGCCGCCATCGACCTCCTGCTCGGGACCAAAGG CTCCACGCTCTCGGTGAGGAACGGCCTGCTGGTCATCATCATGCTCATCTCCAGCCACCGCAGCCTGGCCGAGCAGCTGGTGGCCTGCGAGGTCACCGCCGTCCTCAAGAAGTGTCTCAGTCTGTCCAAGACGGAGACCATGCTGGCCATCATCGCCCTCAACCAGATCTGCATGGTCCACAAGCTGGAGAGCAGAG acagCAGTGAACATCTGGATCTGAAGGATACGGAGTTACAGATGTTGGCTGTGAGTCTGAAGGAGCTGACGGCCACTAAAGAGGTGATTCAGActctggagcagctgctgtgtgaagaTAACGCACAGCTGGACGAGGAGCGCAGCCAg GTCACCCACAGCAGGGAGACCTACCAGGACCTGATCCGTCTGATGGAGCAGCACCGAGCCGACCGCAGCGTGCAGCTCTCCATCCTCAG GATCCTGAACACGTTCCTGGAGAACTACAAGGAGGACGAGCTGCCGTGGCACGAGAGCATCGAGCCGTGCCTGTCCTCCATGACGGCCTTCATCAGCGACAGAGAG gtggtGCAGATGCTGGTCCGCTTCCTGTTCCGCCTGGCCACGGTGAACAAGGACTACGCGGTGGTGATGTGCCGCGTCGGCACCAAAGAGGCTCTGGTCAAAGCTCTGGACAAACACAGCtccaacctgctgctggtgCCGGAGCTCCGCGACCTCCTCACCGACTGCGACAAGTACGCCAGCCTCTACAAGAAGATGACCACCAGCGTGCTGGCGGGCTGCATTCAG ATGGTGCTGGGGCAGATCGAGGAGCACCGCCGCAGCCATCAGCCAATCAACATCCCCTTCTTCGACGTCTTCCTCAGGAATCTGTGCCAAG ggtccagtgtggagctgaaggaggatAAAAGCTGGGAGAAAGTGGAAGTTTCGTCCAATCACCATCGAGCGAACAAACTGACTGACAAGAACCCGAAAACCTACTGGGAGTCCAACGGCTGCACCGGCTCGCACTTCATCAGCATCTACATGCACAAAGGAGTCGTCATCAG ACAGCTGGCCATCCTGGTGGCCAGCGAGGATTCCAGCTACATGCCGGCTcgtgttctggttctgggtgGAGACGACCCGGCCAACATCAACACGGAGCTCAACACG GTGAACGTGACGCCGTCGGCCAGCCGTGTGGTTCTCCTGGAGAACATGACTCGCTTCTGGTCCATCATCCAGATCAGGATCAAGAGGTGTCAGCAG GGCGGCATTGACACGCGGGTGCACGGGTTCGAGGTCCTGGGTCCGAAGCCCACCTTCTGGCCCGTGTTCAAGGAGCAGCTGTGCTGTCGGACCTTCCTGTTCTACAGCACCAAGGCCCACAGCTGGTgtcaggaggtgaaggaggagcgaacgcagctcctgcagctcttcaaCAA gctcaACAGCGCTCTCAGACACgagcagatgtttgcagatCGTTTCCTTCCCGACGCCGAAGCTGCCGAAGCTCTCGGTCGAACCTGCTGGGAAGCTCTCATCACCCCGATCGTCCACAGCATCACTCTGACGG AATCCTCAGCGGCACTCAGCCCTCTGTCCTGGCTGCTCAGCGAGTATCTGGAGAATGCCGAGTCGGCGCGCCGCTGTAAGGGCCGGGCCGCCATCTTCAACTCCCGAGTGCGGCgcctcacacacctgctggTCCACGTGGACACGAGCCAGGCCGACAGCGAGGAGCTCCGCCCCCCCGTCAAATCCA ATGGCAAAGAGGCGAAGAACAAAGACTCgtcgacctcctcctcctcctcctcttcttcgtccTCCAAACCCaaaatgaagagcagcagcagcatcgcgggcatcgccctctgctggcaggGAGTCGTGCAGCACCAG GTGAAGAGGTTCCTGGagtccagctgcagcctgcCGGACTTCGTGGAGCGGTACCGGATGCTGTACCTGCGACTGAAGAACGCCATGGAGGAGCTGTTCGGGCAGCAGACCGCCTTCGTCTTGGCCCTGCGACACGGCTTCTCAGCcgcgctgctgcagctctccatcCTCAGAGCCATGCAC GTGAGTGAGCGTTTTGCGCAGTACATCGATCAGATCATCGAGGCCAGCGGGGCGGCGTGTGGCGGCGGCGTGGAGACCCTGGAGCGGCTGCAGCAGTTCCTGGAGCCGATGCTCTTCCTGTCGGGGCTGGAGCTCGCCAACACCTTCGAGCACTTCTACAG gtactACCTGGGCGAccggctgctggctcaggggaaCGTGTGGCTGGAGAGCGCCGTGGTGGATCACATCGGCAGCTGCTTCCCCAGCCGCTTCCCGCAGCAGATGCTGAAGAACCTGAGCGAGTCggccgagctgcagcaggagttcCATCTGTaccgcctgcagcagctggaccgccacctgcaggaccaggaccaggaccaggtcagCCCGCACGCACGCCCAGCAGCACCCGGCGGAGCCGAGGCCCGGTCCAGACGGGCGGAGCCTCATGTGTGGATGTGCTTGGCtctgcagctgatggaggaagaGTGGGTGGAGTCGGAGGACGAGGCGGACGTCCAAGTTCTGGTTCTGTCGCCGCGCTGCTGGACGgtgtcctccctctgcttcctgGACCGACCCGGCAAACATTTCCCCCCAGAACTCTGCTCCTACCTGGACCAGTTCACACAGTTCTACACCCACA GCCAGTCCCTCTGTGCCGTCCCTCTCTGGAAGCCTCGCCGGCTGCAGTGGACGTGGCTCGGACACGCCGAGCTGCAGTTTGGCTGCTCCACGCTCAAAGTTTCTACACTGCAGATGTTCATCCTGCTGCACTTCAACCACAAACag GAGGTGCGGGTGGAGGACCTCCTGCAGGAGTCCGGTCTCTCTGCTGACGTTCTCCTTCACGCTCTGCTCCCGCTCATCGCTGACGGAGCTCCGCTCACCTGCAGCCGGCCAGAGGAGCCCAGAACAG GCGTGCTGCGGTTGAACCAGCAGGTGGCGTCTCTCTGCATGGACGGATCGGTGCCGTCCATGCGCCTCCTGCCCAGACAGACGTACCTGAAGGTGGACGAGGACGCGGTGGGGAcgctggagaggaagaggaactaCATCTACTGTCTGATCGTGAACATCATGAAGCAGGAGAAGGAGATGCACATCGACAACCTGGTCTTCAAG gtcctggaCTCGGTCCAGAAGCGGGAGTCCGGCGCCGGCGGACGCTTCGGCTGCAGCTCGAGCGACGTGCTGTCCTGCATCCTGCACGTCATCAGCCGGGGCTTCGTGCGGCGCGGCGAGGAGAACCCGCACATCGTGGAGTTCCTCCCCGACGACCCGGCCACCCCCCACAAAGGCCCGGCCCAGTTCAGCCTGAGACGCTCCGACAGCCAGGAGGAGGGAGCCCACTTCAG CCTGCTGGAAGACGGGGCTCTGGACGCGGTTCTGTTCTCGATGGGTCGCACCATGTCGCAGGAGGACGTTCGTCAGCTGATGCAGAGAACAGTGCAACAG gtgTCCGGTACCCTCAGTCTGGATGCGGACCGGGCCGAGCACCTTCTGGTCCACTGCCGCTGGAACGTGGACGTCCTGGTGCAGCGTTACACCGACGACCCCGACGAGCTCGTCATGGCCGCCGGCCTCAAGTGTCGGAACCCTCAGCCGCCGCCAAGCCCCGCCGCCTCCTGTCCCGTGTGCCTGGGACCCCGCactgttaccatggagacggtCCCGTCACTCAGCTGCATGCACTACTGTTGCAGG TCGTGCTGGCAGGAGTACCTGACCTCCCGGATCGAGCAGAACCTGCTGATGAACTGTAACTGTCCCATCACGGACTGCCAAGCTCAGCCCACGTCGCACTTCTTCCTCAGCGTGCTCAGCGACAAGGACACCATCGCCAAG TACGAGAACGCCCGGCTGCGGGGCTACGTGGAGAGCTGCTCCAACCTGACGTGGTGCACCAACCCTCAGGGCTGCGACCGCATCCTCTGCAAGGAGAACCTGGGCAGCATGGGCACATGCTCCAAATGCTGCTGGAcctcctgcttcagctgcaaCTTCCCCGAG GCTCACTGCCCTGCCAGCTGCAGCCACATGTCTCAGTGGATGGACGACGGAGGATTCTATGAAGGCATGAACATGGAGGCTCAGAGCAAACATCTGGCGAAGCTCATCTCCAAACGCTGCCCCAGCTGCCAGGCGCCCATCGAGAAGAACGAGGGCTGTCTGCA CATGACCTGCGCCAAGTGTAACCATGGGTTCTGTTGGCGGTGTCTGAAGCCGTGGAAGCCGACACACAAAGATTATTACAACTGCTCGGCCATG GTCAGTAAAGCTGCTCGACAGGAAAAGAAGTTCCAGGATTACAACGAGAGATGCACCTTCCACCACCAGGCCAAG GACTTCGCGGTGAACCTGGAGAACAGGGTGTCGTCCATAAACGAGGCGCTGCAGATGAAATCCTTGACCTTTGTCATCGACGCCTGTAAAGTCCTCGCCCAGGCTCGAAAG GTTCTGGCCTACTCGTGCGTCTACAGTTACTACAACCAGGAGACGGAGAAGATGGACGTGATGGAGCAGCAGACCGAGGCTCTGGACCTGCACACCAACGCTCTGCAGATCCTGCTGG AGGAGACCCTGCTGCAGTGCACCGATCTGGCCTCGTGTGTCCGGCTGCTGAAACAGGAACACCTCAACACGGGACTGGAACTGATCCGACGCATCCAGGAACGCCTGCTGGCGATCCTGCAGCACTCTACCCAG gacttCAGGGTCGGCTATCAGTCCAAGGGGAGCCAGGAATCCGAATCCACTCAGACTTCCAACCTGTCCAACCACACAGACACCAACAAAgg TCCGAAGTCGAACCAGGCGACGGACTCCGGGGACTCGGACAACAACAACTACCCGGGTGAGGACGGcggcgaggaggcggaggacgacgacgacgacgagtACGACGAGGAGTATGTTCCCGAGTGGCACGAGGACTACGACGAGGACGACATCGACGAGGACGACTTCTTCTCCGACGACGACGAGTCGGAGAACTTGGAGAGAGACTTCAGCCCCTTTGACTGA